In one Corallococcus sp. EGB genomic region, the following are encoded:
- a CDS encoding DUF1801 domain-containing protein, producing the protein MANRSDEVEQFMAELEHPLKAEIEAVRQAILASDSAITERIKWKAPSFVHSGDDRVTFRLAPKGIFQVILHRGAKVKGTKDFAFEDDSGLVEWLAPDRGVVTLPDAKTVKAKKAALVKLVRRWMTATAT; encoded by the coding sequence ATGGCGAACCGCAGCGACGAAGTCGAACAGTTCATGGCGGAACTCGAGCACCCGTTGAAGGCGGAGATCGAAGCCGTGCGCCAGGCCATCCTGGCGTCCGACTCCGCCATCACCGAGCGCATCAAGTGGAAGGCCCCCAGCTTCGTGCACTCCGGTGACGACCGCGTCACGTTCCGCCTGGCCCCCAAGGGCATCTTCCAGGTCATCCTCCACCGGGGCGCGAAGGTGAAGGGCACGAAGGACTTTGCCTTCGAGGATGACTCCGGCCTGGTGGAGTGGCTGGCGCCGGACCGGGGCGTCGTCACGCTGCCGGACGCGAAGACGGTCAAGGCGAAGAAGGCTGCCCTGGTGAAGCTGGTGCGCCGCTGGATGACGGCGACCGCGACCTGA
- a CDS encoding tyrosine recombinase XerC produces the protein MSTLSPLLEQFKVHLENERSASPHTVRNYLIDLVDYERYLVERMKLSLLAGTHAAIRGYLGTLAVDHAPSSRARRLASIKSFYKYLVRQKLLSASPAKLVKSPKLPKSLPKVLPVEEVFAILDMPDVKTVLGLRDKAILEMLYGGGLRISELCGLDLLGVDRSSRIVRVMGKGSKERLVPLNAKAIQCLEAYLQRRGELLATVHDGQDPDALFLNFRGGRLTPRSIARHLDAYVLKLALARKVSPHAMRHSFATHLLGGGADIRSIQELLGHASLSTTQKYTHVTFEQLQEVYDAAHPRA, from the coding sequence ATGTCGACCCTGTCCCCGCTGCTGGAGCAGTTCAAGGTCCACCTCGAGAACGAGAGGAGCGCGTCACCGCACACGGTGCGCAACTACCTCATCGACCTGGTGGACTATGAGCGCTACCTCGTGGAGCGGATGAAGCTGTCGCTGCTCGCGGGCACGCACGCAGCCATCCGTGGGTACCTGGGCACGTTGGCGGTGGACCACGCGCCCTCGAGCCGCGCGCGGCGGCTGGCGAGCATCAAGTCCTTCTACAAGTACCTGGTGCGGCAGAAGCTGTTGTCCGCCAGTCCGGCCAAGCTGGTGAAGAGCCCCAAGCTGCCGAAGTCGCTGCCCAAGGTGCTGCCGGTGGAGGAGGTGTTCGCGATCCTCGACATGCCGGACGTGAAGACGGTGCTGGGGCTGCGCGACAAGGCCATCCTGGAGATGCTCTACGGCGGCGGCCTGCGTATCAGCGAGCTGTGCGGACTGGACCTCTTGGGCGTGGACCGGAGCAGCCGCATCGTCCGGGTGATGGGCAAGGGCAGCAAGGAGCGGCTCGTGCCGCTCAACGCGAAGGCCATCCAGTGCCTGGAGGCCTATCTCCAGCGGCGCGGGGAGCTGCTGGCGACGGTGCACGACGGGCAGGATCCGGACGCGCTGTTCCTGAACTTCCGCGGCGGCAGGCTCACGCCCCGGAGCATCGCGAGGCACCTGGACGCGTACGTGCTGAAGCTGGCCCTGGCGCGCAAGGTGAGCCCGCACGCGATGCGCCACTCGTTCGCGACGCACCTGTTGGGCGGAGGCGCGGACATCCGCAGCATCCAGGAGCTGCTGGGGCACGCGAGCCTGTCCACCACGCAGAAGTACACCCACGTGACCTTCGAGCAGTTGCAAGAGGTCTACGACGCCGCGCACCCGCGCGCGTGA
- a CDS encoding kinesin, producing the protein MAQLVYRRYGGSLQVDIPDFNTLTEAVRIPATQWMALACPMEGIACDPRFLTLMDADGNRRIRVEELRAAVDWTAARLKDRKGADASSDVLELSALSDTAANLRGAAELVLRTLNAPDTTRLSLEQLRTSDKALRDAGKNGDGIIAPVTLPERLRPLAQSIIAAFPQVTNRAGLAGVDVGLVKRFREERTALLAHLGGRDAVFTWGTASLEQAKRVHDVAPLLEGYFMQCRLVAAQPEAAASLRLRADRVEGALGDLGAMGKAANELPIAAPDPAGVLVWARLYRGAAYEKLEAFHQEVATPLLGDGTKLTDTAWRELSAKAEAILGWQAKRDASPLHAVADTLGTVSEEDLDALEAVSREDLALKPTLDVIAELERLVLYQRWLLLFANNFISMPNLYLPKRRALMEKGTLILGGRKYTLSVLVTDRAAHAALTGQGTTCILYVKVMPRDAAADSYEVAVPVTAGRSTELVMGKRGVFYDVDGKESDAIVTQVVRQPVSLWESMTMPFMRIGKFITSKVEGLAASGEKEFDASLESGYKQTVSAPPPPAAPAAAGAAPAAGGGIAGVLAAGGIAFAALGSSLAFILTQVKSLTLVDVITAATILAIVVMAPAGLLGWLKLRQRNLALLLEGSGWALNDRLMLTRGVATLITRKPKLPQGARVDHVDLVRGALRHTEEDDEGERMSFGARLGLTLLILFILGWQVRVPVTEWLCTYHWLSEDACRMLLPKLVPSELPGAPAPSGAAPAAAPAPAPAK; encoded by the coding sequence GAGGAGCTTCGCGCCGCGGTGGACTGGACGGCGGCGCGGTTGAAGGACCGCAAGGGCGCGGACGCGAGCAGCGACGTGCTGGAGCTGTCGGCGCTCTCCGACACGGCGGCCAACCTGAGGGGCGCGGCGGAGCTGGTGCTGCGCACGCTGAACGCGCCGGACACGACACGCCTGTCGCTGGAGCAGCTGCGCACCAGTGACAAGGCGCTGCGCGACGCGGGGAAGAATGGCGACGGCATCATCGCGCCGGTGACGCTGCCGGAGCGGCTGCGGCCCCTGGCCCAGTCCATCATCGCGGCCTTCCCGCAGGTGACGAACCGCGCGGGCCTGGCGGGCGTGGATGTGGGCCTGGTGAAGCGCTTCCGCGAGGAGCGCACGGCGCTGCTCGCGCACCTCGGTGGACGGGATGCCGTCTTCACCTGGGGCACGGCGAGTCTGGAGCAGGCGAAGCGCGTGCATGACGTGGCGCCGCTCTTGGAGGGCTACTTCATGCAGTGCCGCCTGGTGGCCGCGCAGCCGGAGGCCGCCGCCAGCCTGCGCCTGCGCGCGGACCGCGTGGAGGGCGCGCTGGGTGACCTGGGCGCCATGGGGAAGGCCGCGAACGAGCTGCCCATCGCGGCGCCGGATCCGGCCGGCGTGCTGGTGTGGGCGCGGCTGTACCGCGGCGCCGCCTATGAGAAGCTGGAGGCCTTCCACCAGGAGGTGGCGACGCCGCTGTTGGGCGACGGCACGAAGCTGACGGACACGGCCTGGCGCGAGCTGTCCGCGAAGGCGGAGGCCATCCTCGGCTGGCAGGCGAAGCGCGACGCGAGCCCCCTGCACGCGGTGGCGGACACGCTGGGGACTGTGTCGGAGGAGGACCTGGACGCGCTGGAGGCGGTGAGCCGCGAGGACCTGGCGCTCAAGCCCACGCTGGACGTCATCGCGGAGCTGGAGCGGCTGGTGCTGTACCAGCGCTGGCTGCTCTTGTTCGCCAACAACTTCATCAGCATGCCCAACCTGTACCTGCCCAAGCGGCGGGCGCTGATGGAGAAGGGCACGCTCATCCTGGGCGGGCGCAAGTACACGCTGTCCGTGCTGGTGACGGACCGCGCGGCGCACGCGGCGCTGACGGGGCAGGGGACCACCTGCATCCTCTACGTGAAGGTGATGCCCCGGGACGCGGCGGCGGACAGCTACGAGGTGGCGGTGCCCGTCACCGCGGGCCGCAGCACGGAGCTCGTCATGGGCAAGCGCGGCGTGTTCTACGACGTGGACGGCAAGGAGAGCGACGCCATCGTCACGCAGGTCGTCCGCCAGCCCGTGTCGCTCTGGGAGTCGATGACCATGCCGTTCATGCGCATCGGCAAGTTCATCACCAGCAAGGTGGAGGGGCTGGCCGCGTCGGGTGAGAAGGAATTCGATGCGTCGCTGGAGTCCGGCTACAAGCAGACGGTGTCCGCGCCTCCACCCCCGGCGGCTCCGGCCGCGGCGGGTGCGGCGCCCGCGGCGGGAGGCGGCATCGCGGGCGTGCTCGCGGCGGGCGGCATCGCGTTCGCGGCGCTCGGTTCTTCGCTGGCGTTCATCCTCACGCAGGTGAAGTCACTCACGCTGGTGGACGTCATCACCGCGGCCACCATCCTGGCCATCGTGGTGATGGCGCCCGCGGGCCTGCTGGGCTGGCTGAAGCTGCGTCAGCGCAACCTCGCGCTGCTCTTGGAGGGCTCCGGCTGGGCGCTCAACGACCGGCTGATGCTGACGCGCGGCGTGGCGACGCTCATCACCCGCAAGCCGAAGCTGCCCCAGGGCGCGCGCGTGGACCACGTGGACCTGGTGCGCGGTGCGCTGCGCCACACGGAGGAGGACGACGAGGGCGAGCGCATGTCGTTCGGGGCCCGGCTCGGGCTCACGCTGCTCATCCTCTTCATCCTGGGCTGGCAGGTGCGCGTGCCCGTCACGGAGTGGCTGTGCACGTACCACTGGCTGTCCGAGGACGCCTGCCGCATGTTGCTCCCCAAGCTGGTGCCGTCCGAGCTGCCGGGCGCGCCTGCTCCCTCGGGGGCGGCTCCGGCCGCTGCGCCCGCTCCGGCGCCCGCGAAGTAG